The Catenulispora sp. MAP5-51 genome segment GCGGGGTCGCCGAACACGGCGTCGCCGCACGCTGTGGCGCCGCCTGCGGTGACGTAGTTGAAGCGGCCGCCGGTGCCGAACGCGATGGCCGAGGTGCCGCCGACCGCGCAGGTGCCACCCTCCGATGCGCATTGCGGCCAGGTGCCCGGCAGCGTTCCGCCGCCACCGCCGTTGCCGCTTCCTCCTGAGCCTGTGAACTGTTCGAACGCGGAAGTGAAGTCACCGGCATTCTGACTGACCCCGCTGCACGTCGACGAAGCTGTGGTCGACCCGGGACACCCGCCGTTGTCGCGGCCTTCCGACCAGAACGCGACCAGCGCGATGTTCTGCGCGGAAGCATGGGACACCACCGTTGAGGCGTCCGAGACGGTGAAGACCTCGCCGGCGCTGTCGTTCTGGCCGATCATCGGCGTCACACCCATCTTCGCCGACGCCTGGGAGGTGCTCAGGGCGTATGCGGAGGCGACCTGGCCGGTGGCCGCGTCGAGCGCCTGGTCGGCGGCCGGGCCCATGGCCGTTCCGGAGGTGCCGTAGTCCATGGCCATGATGTTGACGACGTCGGCCGTGAAGCCGTTGCTCCGGCCGCTGGACAGCACGTAGAGGTCGTCCGAGGTCAGGCCGGAGGGCAAGGCCGGGATGGTGTAGGAGATGGACAGGGCCCGGCCGTTGGCGGCGGCCCAGGAACGCACCTGGGCCAGCGCCTGGTTGGTGCGGTCGACGTCGGCGTGGTTGCTCAGCGCGCCGGCCTCGATGTCGAAGTCGAGGTGGGTGACGTCGAAGGTGGTGACGACGTTCTCCATCTGAGCCGCCGCGGCCGCGGCCGAGGAGCAGGTGCTGCCCAGATCGGTCCCCCCGTTGTCGGAGGTCCACCCGCCGAAGGATATGGACACATCCCCGCCGACGCCGCGCAGGCTCGCGATCTGGCTCTGCCAGCCCGAGGTGTTGTTCATCGACCACTGACACCCCGCGCCGTCGACGAACGCCAGGGTGAAGAACTTGTCGCCGTAGGCACTCGCCACCGACGTCAGGGTGGTGTTGCCGAGGCCGGTGTCCACGTAGGGCGCGGATACGTGAGCGGGCCACGCCGTCGCCGCCTGCGACGGCTGGGCGGTCGCGGTCACCAGACCGGTGGCCGCGGCCAGGCACATCGTGGCCAGGCCGGCGATGCGCCGCGTTCTGTTGAGTTTCATGGGACTCCTTGCTCATCAAGGGGTACGCACCGGCGTACCGGAGCCGGTTGAGGAGGTGGCTGCTGCCATGGCGGGCACAGTCGTGCCGAGCGGAACCGAGCGTGCAGAGAAACCCCGTGTATGAGCATCTTGATTCAGGGTGGTCGGCGGTGCTCTGCCGTAGTCCATCTTTTGCTTTCCGCCCTGACCTGTAATTGTCCGAAACTCGGAAGTGAATCGTTTCATTCGCGCAACCTAGGTGGGCGATCGCGTGCTGTCAAGACAGTGTCCGAATGATGTTGTCGATGCTGCGCCAAGAGGCGGCCTGGGCCCGACCGCGCGAGACCTTCGTCCGCGCGGTCGGGCCGCATGCGCCGGTGAATCCGAACGTCACGGATTGAAATACGGGTCCTGTGCCATGCGCTGATAGGACGCGAGCGACTCCGGCGAGGAGTTGATCTGCCAGTGACGTTCCTTGTCGATGTCGAACCACACCACGGCCTTGATCAGCGGGAAGTCGGCCTTGAGCGTGGGGATGACGCCGTCGATCCACTGGGCCTTGCTGCCGCCGGCCTCGTCGGAGGCCATCTCGCCGATGATGATCGGCTTGCCCTTGGCAGCGAGCCGCGGGTAGATGTCGGCGAAGACGTCGTGGAAGCTCTGCCAGGTGAAGCTCGGGTCGGAAGTGCCCCAGTTGTATCCGTCGACGCCGGTCCAGTCGACGTAGTCGTCGCCGGGGTAGTAGTCCATCGCCGGGGGTGCGTCGGCGGAGTCTGTGACGTTGGGGCACCAGGCCCACACGACGTTCGTCGCGCCGGCGGCGGTGAAGATGTCATGGATGTGGCGCCAGGCGGCGATGTACTTCGCCGGGTCGTGGCCGCCCCAGCCTTCCTCTTCGTTCATCTCGGCGGCGAAGTCGAGGAAGAACTTCTTGCCGGCCTGGGCCGCGGCCGCGGCGCGGGCCTGGATGGCGGCGTCCAGGCCGCCGCTGACGATGTCGTCGAAGTTGACGTCGAACGGCTCCCAGTTGACCAGCGGGATCCGTCCGTCGGCGAAGTCGGAGGCGGTGGCCGGCGAGTTGATCCAGTCGTCGTTCCAGTTGTAGTAGGTGAGATGGACTGCCGGTTTGCGGCCGATGCGCGCGTCGGTGTCGGCGATCGTGCCCGCTCCGTAGTAGTGGCCGAGGAGTGCTCCCTGGTCCGGAACGAGGATGGCGTTCACTGCGGCCGGTGCGGCCGGTGCGGCCGGTGCGGCGTCGGCAAAGGTCGCGCGGCCGATGCCCGGGACCACGGCGGCGGCCAGGAGCACCGCTGTCGCGATCGCGAACCTCTTCCGGTAGCCGGACATCGACTGCCCTCTGACGGGGCCTTTTCCGGCGGGGACGGTGCGCGGGCGCCTGAGTTTTCTCATCACGGCGGCAGTCTGTCGATCGGATCATGAGGGGACGATGAGGCGGCCGACAGCTGGTGTTCTGGAAGGATGAGCTGGACAAGCGCCCCGCCTCCGGGAGCCTGGTCCGCACAGGCCGTTCCGCCGTGCAGCTCCGCGACCCAGCGTACGATCGCCAGGCCGACGCCGACTCCTTCGAGTCCGCCGGTGACCCGGTCCTGGAAGATCCGCTCCCGGTCCGTCGCGGCGATTCCCGGGCCGTGGTCGCGGACCGCAACCGTGCCCGCCGCGACGTGGACTTCGACCGGCAGTGCCGACGGCTCGCACGCCGACGTGCCGTGCCGTAAGGCGTTCTCCACCAAGTTGCGGACCGCCTGCGCGAGCAGGTCCGGGTCGCCGCGCACGATGGTCGGCGCGGAGTGGACGACGATCCGCGAAGCGTTCTGGGGAAGCTCCTCCACCACCTGCTCGACGATTTGGTCCAGCCGGAGCGGCGTGAGTTCGGGCCGGCGGGTCCCGGCCTGGATACGGGCCCGGTTGAGCAGCCCTGACACCACGCGGCCCATGTGGTCGACCAGTTGGACCGCCTCGGTGATAGCCGCCGGCGCGCGGGTCGGCGAGGCAAAACCGGCTTCCATCACCAAGCGGACCGCGGCAAGCGGTGCTCGCAGCTCATGAGCCGCTTCGGCCAGAAACCGCTCTTGCCGGTCCAGTGCCCGCAACGCCGGTCGCATGCTTCGGCCGGACAGCACGTGACCTGCGGCGGCCGAGGCGAGTACCAGCCCCGTGCAGCCGACCGCGAGCCACTGGACCAGGGACTCGTGGCTCCTGTGCTCAGGCGTGAGGTCGTCGCCGGCGATCACGACGGCGCCGATGTCGTCGGCGTCCCACACTGGTGCGGCAGCCCACCGGGCCCGCTTGCCGTCACCTCCCGGCATCGTCGTCAAGAACGTGTCCTGCTCTTCCACGGTCGATGCCCACAGCCGTTCGAGCTCCGCCGCGGACGGAAGTGCGGCGTTCGAAGGACGTGCCCACCGGACCTGAACGGGACCGCTGCCAGCGCGTTGAAGCACCGCTGTGATCCGCGACGCGCCGGCGAGTTCGTCCTCGGACAACGGATCCAGGTGCAGCACGCCCTGGTCCATCCAGACGGCACGCGACAGCGCCTCGGCACGCCCGGCCACCTGCGCGTCAAGGCTGTGTGCGCGGGATCCGGCGTCGATGGCGGCGGCGATGAACGCCAAGGTGATCAGGCAGACGGCGCTCATGGCCGCGTAGAGCAGGGTCAAAGACCGGCGCAGGCGTCGCAGCTTGATGACGGCCGGGCTGTCGGCGGTCATGTCGGTTCTCGGACGCGGTAGCCGGCACCCCGCAGGGTCTCGATGGGATCAGGGCTCCCGAGCTTTCGACGCAGCTGGGCGATCACCACATCGACCACGTTCGACATCGGGTCGCTCATCTCGTCCCAGCAGCTCTCGATGAGTTCGCTGCGGGTGACCACCTGGCCGGCCCTGAGCATCAGGGTCTCGAGCACGGCGAACTCCTTGGCGGTGAGCGTGAGCAGCACGCCGGTTCGGCGCACCCGCCTGCGCGGCAGGTCCATGGCCAGACTGCCGACCGTGACTTCCGGCGGTGACGGCGGCCGGTGGCGGCGGCACAGCGCCCGCACCCGCGCGGCCAGCTCAGCCATCGCGAACGGTTTGACGAGGTAGTCGTCGGCGCCGTGCTCGAAACCGGACACCCGGTCTTCGACCGTGCCGTAGGAGGTGAGCATCAGCACCGGGACGGTGCGTCCCGAGTGGCGCCACCCCCGCACCAAGTCCAGGGCGTCGCCGTCGGGAAGCCCGCGGTCGGCGACCACGCAGTCGTAGGTGTTGACCGCCGCCTTGAGGTCGGCCTCGGCGAGGCGCACGGCGAGATCGACCGCCAAGCCGGCCGCGCGCAAACCCTCGACGATCGGCGGCCCGAGCTCGGGATCGTCTTCCACTACGAGCACCCGCATGGCATCCCCACGTCCGTCGCTGCGGCAGCTGAACCAGGCCGCTGATCCGCCCCTGATGCTCCCGGTCTCAGGGGCGGGAGCATCAGGCGCCCGGTTACTGCTGGATCGGGTCCGACAGGGCCAGGTCCCACACGGCCAGGCCGTGGATGCCGGCGTTCGCGGCCATCGTCCGGCGCAGGGCGAGGGACTGTGCGTCCGACCACCACAGGACGGTGCCGTCCGAGAGCGTCGCCGTCCATTCCCCGGAGGCGTCGTCGAACTGCGCCGTGGCGCCGTCGGCGGCGACGAGGTCGCGCGCCCCCTGATCGCTGACCTGGCTCGCGCCGCCGCCGGCCGGCCAGGAGTAGCCGTAACCCGCGACGCCCAGGTCCACCTTGCTCGCCGGGACCTCGCTCACGAGCACGTCCAGGCCCTGCTGCTGCCAGGACAGCGCGCCGACCGGCCCGGGATCGGAGTCCTGCGTGTGCTGGTCGTAGGCCATCAGCACCAGGTGGTCGACGACCTGGCCGAGGGCGGGCAGGTCGTATCCCAGCTCTGAGTACTCCTGAGCGCTCTGACCGTTCATCAGGTCGAGGCTGACGGTCTTGCCGGACGGCAGGGCCTGCTTCAGCGCGGTCACGAACGCTGTCAGGCCGTCGGCGTCCCGGGACCGCAGGGACTCGATGTCGATGGTGACGCCGTCCCACCCCTGGGAGCTGACCGCGTCGCTGAGGCCGGCGACCACGGTGGCGATGTTGCTCTGGCTGCTCAGCAGGTTGTAGGCAGCCGGCTCGTCGAAGTCGCCGATGGCCTGGTTGAAGTTCCCGAGAAGGAACTCGGCGGGCAGGCCCTTGGCGTGCGCGGCGGCCAGTTGGTTCAGGGCATTGTCATCGGGTACTGCGACGCTCGCGCCGTCGGCGCTGATGTTGACGCCGTCCACGCCGACCGAGCCCAGAGCGTCGGCACTGGCGTCGATGAGCGAGCCGGCGTCGCCCTCTTCCTGGTAGCCGACCACCGGCAGTCCGGTGTAGGCCGAGGCGGTGCCGGTCGGGAGGGTCAGGACCGCGGTGGCCAGCACGCCGACCGCTGAGGCGGCGAGCGTGCGGCGGACTGTTCGGTGGGCGGTGCGGTGGGCGGTGCGGTGGTTCGTCATGGTTCTCTTTCGTGTGGGGGTGTGGAGAAGCCCGGGGCGCGAAGCGTGTGTCCTTCCGGAAGGCGTGGTGGATCACCGCACGGACCGGGTGGTCCGTGCGGGGCGTGACGATGGTTCGGGTGGTGCCTTTAGTGCGGCGTCATGCTCAACCGGACCAGTAGGAGTCCAGGACCAGCGTGTCGGCGCCGGGGACGGCTGAGGCCGCGGACCAGGATCCGCCCACCACCCGCCCGCTGTCGTCGTCGGCGAGCGAGAGCTGGGTGAGGATGCGGTAGCGGTCACCGCGGTAGACCGAGTGCGTGAACTCCACGATCCGGCCGTCGGCGTCGGCGGTCACGCGATCGAAGAGCAGCGCCGGGGTGTGGACCGGCACTTCGAGCAGTTCGGCCTCGGTCGGGTCGACGACGGTGGGTTCGATGATCTGCGTGGCGGTGGCGAGCCGGACGCCGTAGCGCCGGCCCAGGATCCGGTAGAACGAGCCGTCCTCCAGATCCCGCGCGGCCAGTCCCGGCACCAGGGCGGCGGGCACGTGCAGGGTGTCCACGGACATCGGATCGCCGTCGGCCAGTCGCAGCCTGGTGATCCGCAATACCCGATCGGCCGGGGACGCCTGCAGCCGCCGGCCGATCCTGGCTCCGGCCGCCACGGTCTGGAAGTCCACCATCCGGCTGGTCCAGACGCCGTCCACACCGCCGACCGCCAGCGGCTGGCCGGGCTGCGCCGCGGCGGTGCCCAGACGCTGGGCCACCTTGGCCTTGGCGACGAAGACCCCGCGGCCGTGCTCCCTGGTGAGGAATCCGTCGCGGATCAGGTCGTCGACGACCGAGCGCAGCGTGGGCCGGGACACCGACAGCTCCTGGCTCAACTGCCGCTCGCCGGGGATCGCCCGGCCCGGACCGTACTGCTCCACCAGATCCAGCAGGTGCCCGCGAATGCGCTCGCGTTTCTGCCAGCGGCTCTCGCCCACGCTCATCGCCCGTTCCGATCCTCGTCCGGTACTGGTAGTCCGAAGCACTTGGCGTTGGCCAAATAATGACCCGCGATCAGCTAACTGGTCAAGGGGTGGTAAGTTTTCGGCACTGTCGGCGCCTGGGATGCCGCAAATGTGGCCGTCATCCAGACCAATTCTGTTCCACTGGTGCCTCAAACACCCCGCCTTCCCGCCTTGCTTCTCGAGCCCGGCCCTCACCTATTCGCGTTATGTCGGTGCGAACCGATGCGGTGGTCTGCTTGGCGTGTCTCGGTGGACCACGTGGCCAGGAGGTTGGCATGACGAACAAAGGGCTGGACAGCGGTGGCTTCCCGCGAACCCAGACCCGGGTGGTGGACGGGCTGGCGATCCGCCATGTCGACTCCGGCGAACAAGAGGGACCGACACTGCTCATGACGAGCCCGTGGCCCGAGAGTCTCTACGCCTTCCGCCGGATCTGGGGCCGACTGACCCCGAGTGCCCGGCTGGTGGCCATCGATCTGCCGGGCTTCGGACACTCCGAGGGGCGTCCCGAGCTGTTCGGGCCCTCGGCGATGGCCGAGTTCCTCAGAACCCTCATCGGCGAGTGGGAACTGGGCGCCCCGCACCTGCTCGGCCCGGACGTCGGTACCGGTGCGGCGCTGTTCCTGGCGGCCCGTCACCCGGAGGTGGTGACCAGCCTCATCGTCGGCAGCGGGGGAGCGTCCTACCCGCTGGAGGTGACCGGCGCGCTCGCCGACATGATCGCCGCTCCCGACTTGGAGTTCCTGCGCGACTTCGACAGCCGGGTCGGCGTGGGCGCGGCGGTGGAGCCGGGGGCGCCGCGGGCTCAGGAGTCCGAGGTCTGGGAGGACTACGTGACCGCATACGACGGCGGCCGGTTCGCCGAGTCCGCGCGCTACGTGCGCGCTTACCCCGAGGAACTGCTGGTCCTGGGCGACCTGTTGGCGTCCATCAAGACGCCGGTGCAGGTGATGAATGCCGAGCGCGACGAACTGGTGCCGCCGTCCAACGGGATCTACCTCGACGACCGGCTCCCGCACAGCCGCCTGATCAGCTTCGACTCGGGGCACTTCCCGTGGGAGCAGGACGCCGTGCAGTACGGAGACGCCGTCGCGGACTGGATCGACGGCGCGTACGAGCAGGTCTGAGACGGACAGCGCACAAGGACGGAAAGCCAAGGACGGAAAGCCAAGGACAGGACATGGAAGCGAAGAACGGATACCTCGGCGCGCCGAACCAGACCATTGACGCAGAGAACGGCATCACCTACGCCTACCGCCGGATCGGCCCGCAGGGCGGCCGTCCGCTGGTGCTGCTGGTGCACTTCCGGGGGAACCTGGACAACTGGGACCCGCAGCTCATCGACGCGCTTGCCGAGCAGCGCGACGTGATCACCTTCGACAACGTCGGCGTCGGCGCCACGACGGGGTCGACGCCCAGCACCATCGAGCAGATGGCCGAGGACGCGATCCGGTTCGTCGAGGCCCTCGGCCTGGACGAGATCGACCTGCTCGGCTTCTCCATCGGCAGCTTCGTCGCCCAGGAGATCGCGCTGGCCCGGGCGGCGCTGGTGCGCAAGCTGGTCCTGGCCTCGACCGCGCCCCAGGGCGCGCCTGGCATGCACGGCTGGGCCCCGGACATTATCGGGGCGCTCGGAAAGCCGACGACCTCTCCCGAGGAGTACGTGTACGGCTTCTTCACCGACTCGGCCGCGAGCAAGGCCGCGGGCCACGGAGTGCTCGGCCGGATCTACCAGGGGCGGACCGAAGACCGTGACGCGCCGACGAGCTGGCGCACCCGCAA includes the following:
- a CDS encoding glycosyl hydrolase family 18 protein, translated to MKLNRTRRIAGLATMCLAAATGLVTATAQPSQAATAWPAHVSAPYVDTGLGNTTLTSVASAYGDKFFTLAFVDGAGCQWSMNNTSGWQSQIASLRGVGGDVSISFGGWTSDNGGTDLGSTCSSAAAAAAQMENVVTTFDVTHLDFDIEAGALSNHADVDRTNQALAQVRSWAAANGRALSISYTIPALPSGLTSDDLYVLSSGRSNGFTADVVNIMAMDYGTSGTAMGPAADQALDAATGQVASAYALSTSQASAKMGVTPMIGQNDSAGEVFTVSDASTVVSHASAQNIALVAFWSEGRDNGGCPGSTTASSTCSGVSQNAGDFTSAFEQFTGSGGSGNGGGGGTLPGTWPQCASEGGTCAVGGTSAIAFGTGGRFNYVTAGGATACGDAVFGDPAPNVAKNCYSEAAPPAADVWAQCAGENGSCSFTGVMTVAFGANGSYEYATVGAPVSCSDSSFGDPAPGVAKSCYLMAPPPSFVNWTNCAAENGTCQASGTHEIAYGANGQYFYGTFTGGTSCTNGVFGDPDAGTAKACYVQ
- a CDS encoding glycoside hydrolase family 26 protein, translated to MSGYRKRFAIATAVLLAAAVVPGIGRATFADAAPAAPAAPAAVNAILVPDQGALLGHYYGAGTIADTDARIGRKPAVHLTYYNWNDDWINSPATASDFADGRIPLVNWEPFDVNFDDIVSGGLDAAIQARAAAAAQAGKKFFLDFAAEMNEEEGWGGHDPAKYIAAWRHIHDIFTAAGATNVVWAWCPNVTDSADAPPAMDYYPGDDYVDWTGVDGYNWGTSDPSFTWQSFHDVFADIYPRLAAKGKPIIIGEMASDEAGGSKAQWIDGVIPTLKADFPLIKAVVWFDIDKERHWQINSSPESLASYQRMAQDPYFNP
- a CDS encoding sensor histidine kinase, with translation MTADSPAVIKLRRLRRSLTLLYAAMSAVCLITLAFIAAAIDAGSRAHSLDAQVAGRAEALSRAVWMDQGVLHLDPLSEDELAGASRITAVLQRAGSGPVQVRWARPSNAALPSAAELERLWASTVEEQDTFLTTMPGGDGKRARWAAAPVWDADDIGAVVIAGDDLTPEHRSHESLVQWLAVGCTGLVLASAAAGHVLSGRSMRPALRALDRQERFLAEAAHELRAPLAAVRLVMEAGFASPTRAPAAITEAVQLVDHMGRVVSGLLNRARIQAGTRRPELTPLRLDQIVEQVVEELPQNASRIVVHSAPTIVRGDPDLLAQAVRNLVENALRHGTSACEPSALPVEVHVAAGTVAVRDHGPGIAATDRERIFQDRVTGGLEGVGVGLAIVRWVAELHGGTACADQAPGGGALVQLILPEHQLSAASSSPHDPIDRLPP
- a CDS encoding winged helix-turn-helix domain-containing protein, whose protein sequence is MRVLVVEDDPELGPPIVEGLRAAGLAVDLAVRLAEADLKAAVNTYDCVVADRGLPDGDALDLVRGWRHSGRTVPVLMLTSYGTVEDRVSGFEHGADDYLVKPFAMAELAARVRALCRRHRPPSPPEVTVGSLAMDLPRRRVRRTGVLLTLTAKEFAVLETLMLRAGQVVTRSELIESCWDEMSDPMSNVVDVVIAQLRRKLGSPDPIETLRGAGYRVREPT
- a CDS encoding glycosyl hydrolase family 18 protein, which codes for MTNHRTAHRTAHRTVRRTLAASAVGVLATAVLTLPTGTASAYTGLPVVGYQEEGDAGSLIDASADALGSVGVDGVNISADGASVAVPDDNALNQLAAAHAKGLPAEFLLGNFNQAIGDFDEPAAYNLLSSQSNIATVVAGLSDAVSSQGWDGVTIDIESLRSRDADGLTAFVTALKQALPSGKTVSLDLMNGQSAQEYSELGYDLPALGQVVDHLVLMAYDQHTQDSDPGPVGALSWQQQGLDVLVSEVPASKVDLGVAGYGYSWPAGGGASQVSDQGARDLVAADGATAQFDDASGEWTATLSDGTVLWWSDAQSLALRRTMAANAGIHGLAVWDLALSDPIQQ
- a CDS encoding GntR family transcriptional regulator, with protein sequence MSVGESRWQKRERIRGHLLDLVEQYGPGRAIPGERQLSQELSVSRPTLRSVVDDLIRDGFLTREHGRGVFVAKAKVAQRLGTAAAQPGQPLAVGGVDGVWTSRMVDFQTVAAGARIGRRLQASPADRVLRITRLRLADGDPMSVDTLHVPAALVPGLAARDLEDGSFYRILGRRYGVRLATATQIIEPTVVDPTEAELLEVPVHTPALLFDRVTADADGRIVEFTHSVYRGDRYRILTQLSLADDDSGRVVGGSWSAASAVPGADTLVLDSYWSG
- a CDS encoding alpha/beta fold hydrolase, which gives rise to MTNKGLDSGGFPRTQTRVVDGLAIRHVDSGEQEGPTLLMTSPWPESLYAFRRIWGRLTPSARLVAIDLPGFGHSEGRPELFGPSAMAEFLRTLIGEWELGAPHLLGPDVGTGAALFLAARHPEVVTSLIVGSGGASYPLEVTGALADMIAAPDLEFLRDFDSRVGVGAAVEPGAPRAQESEVWEDYVTAYDGGRFAESARYVRAYPEELLVLGDLLASIKTPVQVMNAERDELVPPSNGIYLDDRLPHSRLISFDSGHFPWEQDAVQYGDAVADWIDGAYEQV
- a CDS encoding alpha/beta fold hydrolase gives rise to the protein MEAKNGYLGAPNQTIDAENGITYAYRRIGPQGGRPLVLLVHFRGNLDNWDPQLIDALAEQRDVITFDNVGVGATTGSTPSTIEQMAEDAIRFVEALGLDEIDLLGFSIGSFVAQEIALARAALVRKLVLASTAPQGAPGMHGWAPDIIGALGKPTTSPEEYVYGFFTDSAASKAAGHGVLGRIYQGRTEDRDAPTSWRTRNAQYDAVLKWGTPNFGLLQRLAAVEQPTFVANGDDDRMILPWYSHLIASLIPDAFVKLYPDSAHGFLFQHAQEFAADVHKFLDA